A DNA window from Trypanosoma brucei brucei TREU927 chromosome 10, whole genome shotgun sequence contains the following coding sequences:
- a CDS encoding proteasome regulatory non-ATP-ase subunit 5 — translation MTDVDQWKCASFKQEEDHSEATDALLERINATAIPVLLRSTNSSLDDLVNELLALEKMARLGGDALSAKRLVVEILRIYRVHGDHEKMLDTLETLMRKRGQTKQSQGAMIAECGVLLTEGNLSREQRRIVLERVVHLTDSRIHVELEHVRFAIDLAKLMEDDGEKRAACDLLSGLHVETVTNMPRVEKLDALNRLIRLCLELEDYELARLVSRRINHRALSRPGALQAKLKYFELMREYFAQRRSYFHVARCWYETFLSETDETACVSALSSMAVHYLIAEHSSPKELEDHAECAAFSPATKFADRTAAIQGITTTLRKRLEENPQLQYLLEKFTSIELIRERVADDVEALCINHPQLAGFPERQALLRSRCSEHDLLVISRFYRRLRLVRLAELVGLTPQHTEEFLMMMVASRTLYAKIDRVDGLVVFEANKNANDVVTAWDEAVGRSVALLDKVSHLIVKERMLHNITLAQLQQSGATAS, via the coding sequence ATGACCGACGTAGACCAGTGGAAGTGTGCGAGCTTCaagcaggaggaggatcACAGCGAGGCGACAGATGCGTTGCTCGAACGCATCAATGCTACCGCCATTCCTGTTCTCTTGCGCAGTACCAATTCGAGCTTGGACGATCTCGTTAATGAGCTTTTGGCTCTCGAGAAAATGGCGCGCCTAGGTGGTGATGCTCTGTCGGCAAAACGTCTTGTAGTTGAAATATTGCGGATCTACCGCGTTCATGGAGATCACGAAAAAATGCTTGACACATTGGAAACTCTCATGCGCAAGCGTGGGCAAACCAAACAATCACAGGGTGCCATGATCGCTGAATGCGGTGTCCTCCTCACTGAAGGCAATCTGTCACGTGAGCAGCGCCGCATCGTGTTGGAGCGCGTAGTGCATCTTACTGACAGCCGTATCCATGTGGAGCTTGAGCACGTGCGATTCGCTATCGACTTAGCGAAGTTAATGGAGGACGATGGGGAGAAGCGGGCGGCGTGCGACTTGCTCAGTGGGTTGCATGTGGAAACAGTGACAAATATGCCCCGCGTGGAGAAACTCGATGCTCTTAACCGCTTGATCCGGTTGTGCCTCGAGTTGGAGGATTATGAGCTCGCGCGGCTTGTGTCGCGCCGAATAAACCACCGTGCCCTGTCAAGACCCGGGGCCTTGCAGGCGAAGCTTAAATATTTCGAACTGATGCGCGAATATTTCGCGCAGCGCCGTTCTTACTTCCATGTGGCTCGCTGTTGGTACGAGACATTCCTTTCCGAAACGGATGAAACAGCCTGTGTTTCAGCCCTAAGCAGCATGGCGGTGCACTATCTTATCGCCGAGCACTCGTCGCCAAAGGAACTGGAGGATCATGCTGAGTGCGCTGCCTTTTCCCCCGCCACAAAATTTGCCGACCGCACGGCAGCAATTCAAGGCATCACTACTACTCTGAGGAAGCGGTTGGAGGAGAATCCGCAACTTCAATACCTACTGGAGAAGTTTACGAGTATTGAACTCATACGTGAGCGTGTTGCTGATGATGTAGAGGCCCTCTGCATAAATCACCCGCAGCTCGCTGGGTTCCCTGAGCGCCAGGCGTTGCTTCGTAGCCGCTGCAGCGAACACGACCTCTTGGTCATTTCCCGCTTCTATCGCCGACTGCGTCTTGTTCGACTGGCCGAATTGGTGGGTCTCACGCCGCAGCACACGGAGGAATTCCTCATGATGATGGTCGCCTCGCGCACACTGTACGCGAAGATTGATCGCGTGGATGGGTTAGTCGTTTTTGAGGCGAATAAAAACGCCAATGATGTGGTGACGGCATGGGACGAAGCTGTAGGGCGCAGTGTGGCGCTGTTGGATAAAGTTTCACACCTTATTGTAAAGGAGCGTATGCTACATAACATCACTCTCGCCCAATTGCAACAATCGGGTGCGACTGCTTCATAG
- a CDS encoding ribosomal protein L36, whose amino-acid sequence MAATKKEAPAPRTGIIAGFNKGHKTTRRARRPSSNDRYALPHKKLRAVKAIISDLVGFSPMERRVQELLRVGKDKRALKFCKKRLGSIKAAKKRRAKVEEALRQQTKKK is encoded by the coding sequence ATGGCTGCCACGAAGAAGGAGGCCCCCGCACCCCGCACCGGCATCATTGCTGGCTTCAACAAGGGCCACAAAACAACCCGTCGCGCCCGCCGCCCGTCATCAAACGACCGTTACGCGCTCCCTCACAAGAAGCTACGCGCCGTGAAAGCTATTATCAGTGATCTCGTTGGCTTCTCGCCCATGGAGAGGCGGGTTCAGGAGCTTCTCCGTGTGGGAAAGGACAAGCGTGCACTGAAGTTTTGCAAGAAGCGCCTCGGTAGTATTAAGGCGGCAAAGAAAAGACGTGCTAAGGTGGAGGAGGCCCTCCGCCAGcagacgaagaagaagtAG
- a CDS encoding ATPase subunit 9, putative (similar to ATP synthase lipid-binding protein, mitochondrial precursor(EC 3.6.3.14) (ATP synthase proteolipid P2) (ATPase protein 9) (ATPase subunit C). (Swiss-Prot:Q06055) (Homo sapiens)) yields MMRRLALQSSIRRATPFATPLVASTKALNPMCSAITIREASTVAISVQGLHYVGTGLAAIALAGVGLGIGTIFGNLLVACARQPNLTKMLFNYAILGFALTEAIGLFALMLAFLMLFS; encoded by the coding sequence ATGATGCGCCGTCTCGCTCTCCAGTCTTCGATTCGTCGTGCGACACCCTTCGCGACACCACTGGTGGCCTCGACGAAGGCTCTCAACCCTATGTGCAGCGCCATTACCATCCGTGAGGCGTCCACCGTGGCCATCTCTGTGCAGGGATTACATTACGTTGGTACAGGCCTGGCAGCCATTGCCCTTGCCGGAGTCGGTTTGGGTATTGGAACCATCTTTGGTAACCTGTTGGTGGCATGTGCTCGGCAGCCCAACTTAACGAAGATGCTTTTCAACTATGCCATTCTTGGATTCGCGCTTACGGAAGCTATCGGCCTATTCGCCCTCATGCTTGCGTTTCTGATGCTCTTCTCGTAG